DNA sequence from the Patagioenas fasciata isolate bPatFas1 chromosome 19, bPatFas1.hap1, whole genome shotgun sequence genome:
CCTGGGGCCTTCTGTGTGTCATCTGTAGCTGGAGAGCGGATCCTATTTGTAGCTTCTGGGAGACTTATTATTAACATCTGCTCTAAGGAGAGTGTTAAAAGGTTTGGCAAGATGGTGTGGGAGCAGAAAGGGCCTGAAGTACATATTGCAGAGATTTAGATGAGGCTTCTAACTGTCACTGCTGGAACAGTAGTGCCTGTGCCCTGGTgtcatgctcagtgcttctctgaagAGACAAGGTCCAGTGCAGGCTCAGCGGTGTTCTGGTTGTTATGCTGCCTTGTCAACAAATACCCACTGTTGTAGTACTCTTCAGAATAAGTTGAGTGGTGTTGGAAGACCCTTCCTAGGCTTTAAAGGTTCTGACCAAAAATGTGCCAAGGAGAACACTTGTCTGGGGACTGACCTGTCAAGTGTaaggcactggggagctggagagAACTCTAGAAAAAACACATCTTTCGCCTACCACCAGAACCAGGTATGACCTTGCTCAGCTAAAGAGTGCTGCTCGAGTTGAAATGGAAGGTGTAGTTTGTGTAAAAGTAATTATTTGACGGTTTTGATGTGCATCAGTTTGTTTGAGCTTCTAGCCAGTGTGACTTGGGGCAGAACTTGAGGAATGCTGGTGTCAGAGTAGGGCTGGGCTGGTTTTGTCTGGAGTATACACTGTGCAGTACTGAGAGATGATGGAAGGCTCCAGGCTGTGACTTTGTTAAACCACTTAAGATAAATGTAGTGAGACACAGCCATGGGGGAAAATGCCACTTACTTGCTTCCTTTGCAGACAGGCTGCTTTTCTGGGTCCTGTGGCCATTTGGATACACAAAAGTCGAGCCCCTGGCTTTCTCGTCTGACTGCATCTCTGTAGATGAGAACACACTGAGGCTTGTGTTCTTCATCCTTGAGAGGATGAAATGGTGTTATGTCTGCACATAATGCACTTCACTTGCTTGCAAGaacaccagctcccttccctatTAGCACAGGACAAGTATTCACCTTCTTCTTACTGGTCTGTATTTGTGGCATATGAGAATGTGTGTTTCTAGTGCTCTGACTTACAACCTGGTTGTATTCTGGGGCAGCTGCAAGGCTCTCTTCTCCTTCACCTCTTCCTAGAAAGGTTGGGCTATGAATTGGCATAAATCTGAATGGTCAGTCTGTCTGTtttggcaggagcaggagggaggtGTGTTACTGGCTTTAGTAATGGTTTCCTATCATTCTAGTTTCATGTTGTGAGGTGCAGTTATTTTGGGGGCTACATATTAAAACAGGTCAAAGAACTAGTACAGGTTACTCTTCTCCTGGCTGCTTCTAATAAGTTTCCTTATTTAGATCACAGGGTGGTTTATGAGCTTTTGTATCTGCAGAGCTAAGAACAGAGTCTGTAGTCTGATTAAGCCATCACTACTGCTAAAATAGAGGCAGGGTGGATTGTGGGGGCTTGTGTGTACCCATCAGGATGAGAAGTCTTTCCTTGCTGCTCAGAGCCTGTAGTACCCAGTGTCATATTTGAAACTGGAATGGTGATAGGCCCTAAACCTGCATTTTCCGAGTGCTCTGAATGGGCTTAGTGTGGACTCTTGTGCTGGTTTGCTGCTTCGCAGGAATCAATGAGCTACTCTGTCTAGGAAACATCCTTTTCATAAAAGATCTGTTacggttttgttggggttttttgttttgttctttatcAACTCAATTTGTATTAAACCTTTTTAAACTAAGCTTGGTTGGGACATTTACTTTGCCCTGGACAGCAGTTGATCTCCAGTAGCTTGTGGGACTGATCCTTTAAACGAAGCTGAAAAAGGTCTGTCTGAGATGAATTAGAAGTTTGTACATGTATGGTTCTTTAACAAAAGAGGATTAGAAATTGATTTAATTCTTTGCAGTTTTGCTGAAGATCTCTCTGCAAAAGAAGTCGTTGAAAAAGAGGATCAAGAGGAAAGAAGTTTGCAGGAACTGACTGCTGGCCAAAGGTTTTATAGCTTTTGTAGCCCAAGAATATAGGAAGTAGATTTTTCACAAGTGACCATATTTCAGCAACTTCCTTAAACATTTGTCGCGTAACTTCAAGTATAGCATCTAACCCTTCTTCTGAATGTTAGGGCGTACTGACATTGTTTGTACATGAAATTTACTGTAGATTATTTTTTCTAAAGGAACTTCTGCAAATCTCTTGAGTCATTCTGTACGAATTGGTATGCATATCTATGTGCCAGCTTTATATTTATTTCGGATCTATAACAGCTTTTGAAGGATAGGTGTTGTGGTTAAAACCCTAATAGTTTGCGAGCTACCTGGTGATATTACATGACAATAAAAATGcttaaagaaagaaggaaaaaagctgcaTGGGTGGGAGGATAGGAAGGGATAGTGGATTGAGTGGGGCTGCTCTTGTGGTCCAAGACATGCAGCTTTTGGTAGTTTCTTGTAACTGATGTTGATACCTCTGCTTGAAAACATTTACTTTAGGGTAATACAAGTAGCTTGAGCCAGAGTTGTCTTCAGCTGCAGCTATGGCAGTTACTGCAGAAATCATGAAAGAGCAGCAACAGGTGCCTCTCTGCACTGAACCAACCGCTCCTACTGGGAATGACATGGGATGCTGAGAGCAAGTCTGGTTTTGGCAATGTTGATGTCAAAAGACACTTTTTACCTTTTTTGGGTATTCTTAGTTTTTTGCTTTCAGGTATCAAACTTCTGTGGTAAAATTGAAGCTCATAGACCTTGTCTTGTATTctaaatcagaaaaaataaaggTGATGTGACCATATTTTCAACTTTGGCTATTAAAATCCagtatttgttttttaataaggcTTTATATATAGATTTTTCCTTGGCCACAGATCTCCCTGTTAGTATTGATGATTTCTGCTATTTCTCTGACTTGTAGTGCTTTGTTTTTTTGCCTGCTTCTGAAGTTTGTATCTTCTGGAGCTTTTCCTCCTGTATCTGACCTTTTCGTCTATGTGGCACATCATTATTCTCTTTGATACTCCATGATTTTTGTCTTAAGGCTCTTCTGTGAGACCTTTGCATCCCAAGTAGTCACTGGGAACTTGTTTTTAAGGTGTCATTCAGCTCTGGGGTGGAATGGAGTTTAGCTGATTTGTATTAATTACCTGAAAATTGTCCCCTTCACCATTGCCTTCCCAGATCAAAAACTTAAGGAATTAGGGGTTGTGCAAACCTTGCAGTAGGAATTATATCCTGAGACAGACTTAATGCAACTGTCTAGCGAGATGTCTTCCAGGGAGTCATGCATTTCATCATGTGTCACTCCTTACCTCTTCTGTGTGCCAGCTAATTACACCAAAGTGTTTTGCTTCATGCACCTGTGGAGCAgctgaatttttttgttgtttttcttctgtcctaCCCCACTTGGATTTTTATGATGTTGCCTGTTTGAAATTTGATATTTTTGAAATAGATCTTAGTCTTATGTGCTaacctcatatatatatatatatttttttttaaataggttgaGACTGAACTGAAGTTAATCTGTTGTGACATTCTGGATGTACTGGACAAACACCTCATTCCAGCCGCTAACACTGGCGAGTCCAAGGTTTTCTATTACAAAATGTAAGTATCTTCTTGTGAGGCAAGAACCTCTTACTGTATTTGAGTTAGATACAGAAATAAAGTAGCTGTACACGTGTTTTCTGCGCACTCAACCACAGTAACTTTGAGAAAGAGGGCAGTTTAGTCATGTCTAACCAACATCCCTTTTTGGCTACTTTTGAGGTGTTAGTGTCCTAATGGTGTGGTTTGGGATAGGTGTTTTTTTGGAGTAAGGTCATGAGAACTTAATGTAAGCTGTTGTGTAGCtgttagatgtaaggaagaaccATTTTCTTTAATTGCACTAACACTACAGAGATCATGTCCCTACTTAGGTGTTTTCTTGCATGAGCTGTACATTCttcataaagaaaagaaaattcagtAGATGGATAACTCATGTAGTGTCAACTTCACAATTGCAGTACCATATGAAACTTGGCCTTTGGAGCATTCTGCATATTTTGTACTTTCTGAAGCATAGTTTAAATCTTGAAATGATCAGAGTGTTTTCCCCTGTAGTTGAATTATCTCTGTCCTTCAGATCAAAATCTTGCCTAGTGTAGATGAGATGCAGTTGTACAGGGACGCAGTTTGGTAATGAAGAAGGCAGTGCTATAATTCCATGTACTAATGAAAGTAAGTGAGGCCAAACTGGTTTTCCTGTCTGATGGTTTAAAATTCGCTCAAGTACTAATGCACTGTTGTCTAGACAGTAATTCAGCAGCAATGTCCTTTATGTGGATATACAAACAGTTTCAGAATTCAGCTGTTAATTTAGTGGCTGGTTGGCAGTAAGGACTACTGACCTGTTCCTGTTTCTGTTTCCAGGAAGGGGGACTACCATAGGTATCTGGCTGAGTTTGCCACAGGCAATGACAGGAAGGAGGCTGCAGAGAACAGCTTGGTGGCTTATAAAGCTGCTAGTGATATTGCAATGACAGAACTCCCGCCAACACATCCCATCCGCTTAGGACTTGCGCTCAACTTCTCTGTATTCTACTATGAAATTCTTAATTCTCCTGATCGTGCCTGCAGGTGGGTAGTAGCTGGGAAGTTGGGGAAGTCTAAACGCTGTTAAATAATATGAAAACTTGTTACAGATGCTATGGGTGTCATGTAGCCAAAGTAGAAGATGGGTGTTCAGAGGCACAGGCTTAACCTATGTGCTTCTGGATTCTGTTTAGCAACATGTTAAATCTGATTTATTCTGTGCTTTTAGGTTGGCAAAAGCAGCTTTTGATGATGCTATTGCAGAACTGGATACACTGAGTGAAGAAAGCTATAAGGACTCTACACTTATCATGCAGTTGTTACGTGATAATCTGACACTATGGACTTCAGACATGCAGGGTGATGGTGAGTAAACTCAGCTCTAAAATGCTGCTGTCCCCGATCTCTGCCCAAAAAGCAGAATGTGGAAATACGGATTGGTTTGGTGGTTTACTTCTTTCCTAATAATAGACCTTCCCGAACTTCTGTCCTTTGTTAACACTGGATAAGTTGATGGGATGACACTACCTGCCAGGAAGTGTGGAATTAGTAACACACTTTTCTCCCCACCTGGCTGTTTAGTCACCTGTGATTATTTTAGAAGCAGTGACTTCATTTaattcagcttttctttcttacGGCTTGTCATGTTCATCTGCGGTGTCATTCATCACCTTACAGCACTTTCCATATCTTTTACTCTTCTTATGAAGAATTGACTATGATGAGAAGAGGAAAAGGGGCTTTGTAAAACACTTTGTtactgggaaaggaaaaaaacaaaaaacagttttgGGAAATCTAATTTGCTATTGGAGATGTTTGAGGTACTTTCTTCAGTACTCGTAAAAATGCTAGTTTGCTGCTATTGCCAGAGCAAATACCAACTCCAGCCCCTGGCAGTACTAGTGGGTGGGACATTGATTGTTTCTGTTTACTAACATCTGATAGTTATTTAAATAGTTGAgaatggggctttttttttttttggcattctgTTTCCTCTTAGCAGTGTATGTGAAAGTGTAAATTtacttgtttaggttttttttgagTTAGGCCTTCTGTTCCACTGATGATTCGTAGTGAATTAAACATATACTTTAATTAGAAAGATTAAACTcatattttcttctgcaaaaattGTACTGGAGGGACAAGTGGGAAGAACTGACTTCTTTACTTTTAACttggagggaagaaaaagttTTGTTTGAAGTGTGTTAGGTACTTAACTCACAAAGCCTTGAAACAACATTGCTGCTTAACTTCAAATAGATAAGCATCTTTTTTTGTAAGGTGTTAGCTGAAGCACTGTAATAGTCACACAGTTTTACTGCAGGATACTTTAGTGGTGTGGGGTCCATTTGAAAGCAATTGTAGCGTCTGTTAACTTTTTACTGACTACTTGTTGTTTGTGTAGGATTGAtgggattgtttaaaagaagcatTATTACTTGATAGCTTTTAGCATTGTGAGTGTTGAACATTGCAGGTCACACTTTACCCCTATTTCTTCAGGCTTTTGATGGAACAGGGAGAACTGTAAATGTGCTGGGTCTCGGTTCCTGAGTTACCCTCTGTTCTAGTGCTGAAGTCTCTTGCAAGGGGCCACGTGTTGTTCACAGAGCTCTCAGGTGTTACTCAGCTGCCACACTCTCCCATCTCATTACTGTACCTTCTAACCATGTCATAGATGAGCTGTTTAGTTTATTTTCACACTTGTAATGTCGTCTTCATATTCctgttttccccttctttcctGCTGTATAGATTCCTAAAGGAAAGTCCAACTGTTCATTTCCTAAAAGCTACTTTGTAAGTCTTCGTCATGGCTCAGTGAACTTTTTGGCATCAGTTTTCTTCCGATCACTAATCGTGCTTGCCTCTGTCACTCTCGCTGCTGATAAATTGCTCGTATCTTTGACTCCATTCCAGGGCTAAGCCATGTTCTGCCAATGTGTGACCTGTCACCCCTCCCCAGGTCCAATCTGCTTCACTAAGATCCAAAGTAACTTACGTGTTTGGGAACTGAGCTGCATACCTGGATGGATATTAAGAATTTGGGCATGAAAAGTACTTTCACTGTTGCCTGATGCAGGATTATTTGCCTAAGTGCATTGGCTAGAGCATGCTCAGATCATCTTTTAATCGTCTTCCTGGTTAGGGCCTCTGCTTTCTTATCTTAAATGATCTGTTGCATAATTATAAATGTAAATTTTGTTGTTGCTGAATGTCTTGTGTTCCTCGTCCAGCTCCTGCAAAATCTACCTTGCCTGGTACCTGGTGATAATTCTGAATCTGGACATGCTCTGAGCAGGCATTCTGATTATATGCTGGAAGTCATTAGTCTCATTTGATTGGATTTTACTGcagattaatttttttgaatggctgttttttgtttgtcacCCTTGAAGAGAGAACCATTTCACATGGTTAACTGTAAAGcaagtatttttcagtttgtctTAGTTAAATTTAATCATGCACATGTGGCACTACCCCAAGTATGTTAAACTTTCCTGGTGCAGTTGCTGCAGAGGGCATCGTGCGCACCTCGCCTGGATGAGAACCAAATACCTACTCCAGGATTCTTTACAGACCATATAGGCTTCATTTTACTGCATGTCACAGCCCGGTTGAACAGGACCAAACTGGCTGTTTTTCAAGGGAAATGAATGTccacaaaatgttttcctttaataACCGCAAGCCAGGGGTTTCTTGTCATGTTAGACTTGAAGTAGGGATGGTTTTTTGTACTTTTGGTACCTTTAGTAATATCTGCCATCAGGGTTACTTTACAAAAGCTATTTTGGTCTCATTTCTGTAGTTAGTGAGTAGAGTCAGTGCTCTCTGGAGTAGAGCTGAGGTTTTGGGAAGGTACGTTCTGATGGGAGGATGTTGATCTACAGCCATTCTGATGGGGTTTGTCTTGGTTGTTCATCTCTCGATCAGCAGGGCTCCTCAGTCACACACAAGTCTCAGTTTTTCAGaaagggtggttttgtttgtcctTCCGTCTTCTAATAACCTGTGCTACAGTTCTGTATGAAATACGATGAGGTGATTCTAAGGCTTAATTTCCATGGAGACGCTTCACTCCAGAACTGGCTGGTTTGAGTCTGCGTGTGTGTTATGTATGCAAGCGTGTGAGTGAGCGTCTGTACTTGCATGAAACGATTAATCTCTAGATGCTTGTTAAGCCATTCTGCAGGTCTCATTTCTAGAAGTTAACGTCTTCCTTACTTCTAAACACTTTATAGGTGAAGAACAGAATAAAGAAGCGCTGCAGGATGTGGAAGATGAAAACCAGTGAGACACAAAGGCCAACAAGAGAACCCATCTCTGACcacccttccccttccccacaaAAACCCTCAGTGTCACTCTGAGAACCACCAAATCTGACTTTTACATTGGGTCTCAGAATTTAGGTTCCtgccctgttgggtttctttatttttattttttttttttttacacagtttAAAAGTTCTTAAAGGCAAGAGTGAATTTCTGTGGATTTTACTGGTGCCAGCTTTTAGGTTCTTTAAGACACTAACAGGACTGCGTAAAAGCTCTTTCAGCATT
Encoded proteins:
- the YWHAE gene encoding 14-3-3 protein epsilon isoform X1 gives rise to the protein MDDREDLVYQAKLAEQAERYDEMVESMKKVAGMDVELTVEERNLLSVAYKNVIGARRASWRIISSIEQKEENKGGEDKLKMIREYRQMVETELKLICCDILDVLDKHLIPAANTGESKVFYYKMKGDYHRYLAEFATGNDRKEAAENSLVAYKAASDIAMTELPPTHPIRLGLALNFSVFYYEILNSPDRACRLAKAAFDDAIAELDTLSEESYKDSTLIMQLLRDNLTLWTSDMQGDGEEQNKEALQDVEDENQ
- the YWHAE gene encoding 14-3-3 protein epsilon isoform X2 — encoded protein: MDDREDLVYQAKLAEQAERYDEMVESMKKVAGMDVELTVEERNLLSVAYKNVIGARRASWRIISSIEQKEENKGGEDKLKMIREYRQMVETELKLICCDILDVLDKHLIPAANTGESKVFYYKMKGDYHRYLAEFATGNDRKEAAENSLVAYKAASDIAMTELPPTHPIRLGLALNFSVFYYEILNSPDRACRLAKAAFDDAIAELDTLSEESYKDSTLIMQLLRDNLTLWTSDMQGDDS